ggaAAAATGAGGGTTGAGTTTATGTCCTCCAAGGTTTCTCTGACGTTCTTAGCTCCGTGTGTCAGGAGTTCTATGGGTGGCTTGTATTGTGTCTTCTCAGGGcagagggctggggctgggagccCATGGAGGGAGGGCCTGACTTGAGCCCCAATGCCCCTCACACTGTGTCCTGAAGGCCATCCCACAGGAGTCACTTGGCTCTCAAGtttccccaccccaggccccagtCTGAAGGGCTCCTTTGCAAGGAGTTGCCCCCTATGACTGCCACTGCCTGTCACCAATGCAAAAGCTGCTTAAGCAGCCTccagagagggaaaggaaagaaccTTGCTTTTCCCAAGTTCTGCAATGAGTCAGTCTCAAGGAGCCATGGGACTCTGTCTATAAGTCAGTGAGCTGCTTGGCCAGCTCTGTGTGGAAATGGCATGATGTGGGCAGGATCCCCATGTCTTGAGAAGGGTTGCTGTGCCCAGAATGTCCTGCCAAGTGCACCAGTTcctaaaacaaaataatccaTCTCTTTGGATGGATGATTTTACATCACAATTTTACAATATGCATCGCAGTTTTACAAAATGCAGATATTCTCTGGGAACAGTCCAAACCTCTGTGGCGATTCCCACACTTTGCTGGGCATCCGGGCCCCTGGGGAGCTTGTTAAAGGGCCAGTGCCCTGCTGTGCACCCCACCTCGATCAGGTTGCTGTGGGCAGCAGGGCAGCTGTGATTAATGGGCTCCTGGGGGATTCTGATGCAGATTTCCTAGGACTGCATTTGAAGAAATGTTTTGCTGACATTCCTAGCTTAATGGGTTACTTACAGGTTACTTTTTCTCTCCCCATTAGAAGTCTGGAAATGCAGGTTTGAAGGCATCAGGGGGCGGGGAGAGGGATCCAGGTCTTCTATAATGAGCTGTAAACGATAAACAAGTCTGGCTAGATCTGTGTCCAAACAGACGGATGGGACTAACAAGCTCTTACGTCCCTGGAGATCACAGACAAAGTCCTCTTGGCTTCTGGTCCTGACTTGTTGCCCACTAACTCCGTAGCTGCTTCTCAGATCTtagttttctcacttgtaaaataagGGGGCTGTAAATAAGTGGAAGCCCTGGTGTCAGAAGAGGCATCAGAGCCGGTTTGTATTCCCACTGTGTGATTTTGGCGAATTAGAGAACGTTTCTGGGCCTGTTTaaccatctgtaaagtggggctaTAAAATGGAGACTTAGCTGCTAGGGTTAATGACGGAATTAACGGAATCAGTGTTTGACACCTAAGAAGTGCTCTATGttagtcattattttttattattttaataatatcatCTCTGAGGGCCTTTTTAGGACTTCCAGACCGAGTCCACGCCCCTGGGGGACTTCGGAGCAGTAAAATGTAGTGGCAGGAGGCACCTCGGCCATCGCCCACCCCACCAGCTGGGAGACTCGGGCAGGTTATTCACCCTTCTGCACCTCGCTTGACTCACTTGTATAAAGGGAACAGTCACAGTAACTGCCTCACGGAGTTACACTCCGAGGACTTAGATAATCCACGGACACATTTAGCCCAGTGCCCAGCACTCGGCTGGAGCTCCAGAAAGGTCAGCTATTGTTATGAAGCGTAGGGCGGGGAGGGTTCATCCTCTTGAGCGGTCAGGCCAGCCTGCATTTAGGTACCCGGTGGGGGCGGAGCAGGGGCGGCGCCGGCGCACgcactcttttttttatttttaaaatttcacccgGGTCTTGACAACCGGTACAACCCTGTTCTCCCCTGTTCCGGCCCCCGAGCCAGAGGATTCGCTTTTGGGTGAGCAGCTGCAGGGATGGTGACTCGGGCTAGCTCAGATGTGGCTGCCCTTAGTCCCCAGCTGCGCCCTCCCCCGGCCCTCCCCAGCCCTCTTCCGGCGCCTGCTAAAGCGAGAGAAATGCCCTCGGGGGAAGATATGTAGCAATCCAACGGAACGTGGAGATCAACGTTGTGTTTTCTTCGCGCCCACCCGAAATTAAAGGGCGGTAGCGCGGCGGGTCTCAGCCCCTCCCGGACGCCAAGGCCCGGCCCCCGCCCCTCGGAGCCCCGCCCCCGCAAGCGGAACCGCGCTGGGCGAGGCCCGGTTTGGGCCGTGCGAGAATGGGCGTGGCCTGGCCTGGGCGGGGCGGGCGCTAAGACCCGCCGGAGCGCCGTGAACGTCACCGAGCGGCGCCGAGGTCCCGGGTTGAGCGGGAGGCGCGATCGGTCCGGTCGGTGGCTCCCCGCGGCGGGGCCGGGCCCGATCTCGGGCGGGAACCGAGCCCAGAGCCGGtactgggggaggggagagggggcgTGATTCCCGCCGGGAGGGATTCCCGCTGGGAGGGATCCGGCGTAGCAGGGGGCGGAGTCTTATTCCAACCCAGCTTCGCTTTCCGCCTGTCCGGTTTTGCGCTCCCGGCCCTGGGCATCCAGCTGTTTCCCTCTGCGTCCGCGGCCCTGCCCTTTTCGGGGGTACCGCTGTGGTCTTTCCACCCCTCGAGACAGCGGGGCGAGGGGGCGCGGGCGGCCAGTGGATAGAGGCTGATTCCCCCAAGCACGGACGCCAGCGTGGGGGTGGAGGTTCTTCCAGCTGCCCTGAGCCTGTGCGAAGCTGGAAGTCCTGCTCCAGTTCCCAAAGACTGTGGGGAGGGAAGAGACGGTGGAAGCGAGCGGGTTCTGGGCTCCTGGGTCTCTGGAACTACCCTCTGCCCTTGCCCCAACACTCAGGTAGCGGGAAGGATGACCACGCTCACACGACAAGACCTCAACTTTGGCCAAGGTAGGGAGGCTGGACCTGCGGGCCCGGGGGCGGGGGCGTCTGGGCTGGCGGGCTTCCTCGAGCGCACCACCGGCTTGTGCCCCCCTGCAGTGGTGGCCGATGTGCTCTGCGAGTTCCTGGAGGTGGCTGTGCATCTCATCCTCTACGTGCGCGAGGTCTACCCCGTGGGCATCTTCCAGAAACGTAAGAAGTACAACGTGCCAGTCCAGGTGAGGCACGTCCCAGACCACAGAGTAGTTACAGGGTggacttttaaaaactctttggtcaggcgcggtggctcacgcctgtaatcccagcactttggcaggccgaggcgggcggatcacctgaagtcaggagttcaagactagcctgacaaacatgatgaaaccctgtttctactaaaaatacaaaaattagccgggcgtggtggccaacgcctgtaatcccagctactcaggaggctgaggcaggagaatccctggaacccgggaggcggaggttgcagtgagccgaaatggtgccactgcattccagcctgggtgacaagagcgaaactccgtctcaaaaaaaaaaaacgtctTCCACTTCAGGCCACGCCACCTCATTCCGCAGGGCCCTGCCCATGCCTTCCAGTTCCAAAGTGGTGTTGCCTACCCACCCCTCAGAAGGGAGTTCCCCTTGCCAGAAGTTAGGGACCAGGCCTGATAAGAGTTACCCCGggagtggccgggcatggtggctcacacctgtaatcccagcactttgggaggctgaggtgggcaaatcaggaggtcaggagttcaagaaaccagcctgaccaacgtggtgaaatcctctctactaaaaatacaaaaattagccgggtgtggtggtacgtgcctgtaatcccagttattagggaggctaaggcaggagaatcgcttgaacccgggaggcagaggttgcagtgagcccagatcgtgccactgcactccagcctgggcgacagagcgagactacgtctcagaaaaaaaaaaagagttaccctgggggcatggtggcactttgAAGGAGCTCCTGAAGCTGGTGAACCTTGGTGTGAGGAGGGTATTTCCAAAAACCTCCACACCTTCTCCCTGCCATTTATCCTAAACTCAATAGGTTAAAGTTAAAAGGTAGACAAAGCAGTGTGCATCGCACTGTAGCTCCAGTCCCTAGAAGTGCCTGTCTCTGGAAGGCACTCAGGAAACATGAGAATAAGTGGTGGAAGCTTAAAGGACATCCAGGTGGTCCCCGCTTCAAGTCCCCACACCACCATTGTTTTCTCACTTCCAGTACGGTATTCAAGACATTACATGAGGTGGTCagcactttattttatattttatattttattttattttattttttgagactgagtctctctctgtcgccctggctggagtgcagtggtgtgatcttggctcactgcaacctccacctcccgggttcaagtgattctcctgcttcagcctcccgagtagctgggattacaggcgtgtgccaccacacctggctaatttttgtatttttagtagagacaaggtttcgccgtgttggccaggttggtctcgaactcctgacttccggtgatccacctgccttggcctcccaaagtgctgggattacaggcgtgagcacttTATTATGAAACAGGTTTTGTGTTAGATAATGTTGCCCAACTGtgggctaatgtaagtgttttgAGTGTGTTTAGGTAGGCttggctaagctatgatgttctgTATGTTACGTGTATTAATTGTATTTTCCACTGGTGATTTGATGGGTTTATCCAAACATAAACCCATAGTAAGTTGAAGGTCACCTttagagggaaaaggaaaaaaataattgacaTTTACTCAATTCTTTGTGATGAAGTgattgaagctcagagaagttaaggaatttgcctgaggccacacagtTCCTTAGTTCTTAACTTTTGAAATCTGATTACGTTTTCCTGGATCCTTTTTCTGGAAAAATGCCTAAGTGCACAAAGATACAACTTTAGGGACTTTTCAGACTCTGGAGGAGTCCATGGACCCCACATTAAGAACCCCTAATGGTATATTAAATGCTCATATTGGGATTgagttcttatcttttttttcctttgagatggagtctcgctttgttgcccaggctggagtgcagtggcttgatctcagctcactgcaacctctgcctcccaggttcaagtgattctcctgcctcagcctcccaagtagctgggattacaggtgccacctcaccttgccaatttttgtatttttaggagagacggggctttgccgttttggccaggctggtctcaaactcctgacctcaggtgatccacccacctcatcctctcaaagtgctgggattacaggagtgagccactgcgcccagcctgagttCTTATCTTCTAACTTCTTTCTCTATGGATAAATTCACAGTTCTtagcctcttcttttttttttttttttttttttttgagatggagtctcgctctgttgcccatgctggagtgcagtggcgtgatcttggctcactgcaacctctgcctcctgggttcaagcgattctcctgcctcagcctcccaagtagctgggactaaggtgcctgccaccattcccggctaatttttgtatttttagtagagctggggtttcaccatattggccaggctggtctcgaacacctgaccttgtgatccacccgcctcagcctcccaaagtgctgagattacaggcgtgagccaccgtgcctggccagttcttAGCCTCTTGAGGGAAAGTGGGGTCTCCTGGGTAGGGAGCCCTGGAGAGCTGCTGGGCCTCTGACCGAAGGCAGACAGGGCCTTGGGCTCCTGGTCGTGTTGggtggtttccccatctgtgcttTGGGCCTCATCAGCCACATGGTGTTGTGTGCAGATGTCCTGCCACCCGGAGCTGAATCAGTATATCCAGGACACACTGCACTGCGTCAAGCCTCTCCTGGAGAAGGTGAGGGTGCACTGGGCTCCCCAGCCACCTCACCCCATGCTCATCCCTGTCCCTGTGTGCTCACAGTCCAACTCTGGGATGGGGTGATGCTAGGACTCTGGGGGGTCTTCATGGCTCCGATACCCAGAAGCCTGTTCCCTGCACTCTGGAGACCATCCCAACCCAGGGGTAGGCCCCAAGGCATGTGGGCCATGTTCAGGGTGCTTGGGCCTGGGAGCCTGGGTTGGAGCTGGCTCTGAGTAGGGGCTGCCCCGGAGGGTTCGGGGTTCTTCTCACATCCGTCCCGTTCTCCATGCTAAACATTCTGTCTGAGCCGAGCCCCTCAGGGTTTCTTCCCCATCTAGTCCTAATCTCAGACTTCCTGGGACCTTCCCTATGGGGCTCGGGCATTCTGTCAGCCTACACCACTCATGCTGGAGGGTGCCAGCTTCTCAAACCCgctgtctgtgcttttggggACCCCCAGCCTAGCAGCCGAGCAGGGCTGTGAGTGGGCCATTTCCCCTCCTTCCTTGGGCAAGGGGGTGGAGGCGGGGTGGTGGAGTAGGGGTGGGGTGCCTGGCTCTGCAGTGGGGGTTCCTCTCTTTGCAGAATGATGTGGAgaaagtggtggtggtgattttgGATAAAGAGCACCGCCCAGTGGAGAAATTCGTCTTTGAGATCACCCAGCCTCCACTGCTGTCCATCAGGTGGGCTGCCCCTGTCCCTCGCCCACTAGCTGGCATCAAGTCTGTCTCTGGCAACACACCCACCCCTTTAAGGCGGCCCTTGAATACCTTGGTAAAGGCCTGGGAGGAGAAAGGGCAAGACACGTGAGCCTGACGAGGGGACAGCCTGTGAGCAGCTGAGATGGGTCCAGAGAGATGACATGAGCTACCCAGGGTCACCTGGGTGGGGGCAGAGCCCAGGACACAGAACCAGTTTTCTGACTCCCCAGGCAAGTGTCCAGTCAACTCGAAGTTGACCCCTGGCACATGCGTTAGTTGGTCAATTGCATGCTTCCAATGGTGAGGTCAGGGCACTGGAATCTGGCACCAACCTGTCCCCATgggctgtgtggccttaggcaagcCCTTTCCCCTCCTGGCTTGGTGTCCTGGTTCTTGGGCCTGGCTGCACATTAAAACCACCTAGGGAGGCCTCCTCAGACCGGCCCTACCTCCCCTGCCTGTCGCCCCCCGCCAAATTCTGACTTTGTCTAGGGTGGAGCTGGGCATTTCTTTTAAACTCCCTTGCTGGTTTGAACGTGTGGACCGGATAGGGAGCTGGGTCCTAGGCATGCAGCACTCTCACAGGTACTGGAGGGGGTTCTGTACCCCAGGTCTGCATCCAGGCTTGATGCCTGTGGTGGAGGGGAGGGCGCCAGTGTGATGGGAAGACCTCCTCTCACTCCCAGCTCAGACTCCCTGTTGTCTCATGTGGAGCAGCTGCTCCGGGCCTTCATCCTGAAGATCAGCGTGTGTGATGCCGTCCTGGACCACAACCCCCCAGGTGTGtccactcccctcccaccctctcttCCCTTGGCGTTTCCATGGTTATCTCGGGTTGGTCTGTGTTCCCAGGTCCATGTTTAGCTGTTCCGAGACTCATCTCTTCCTAACCCTGAGAGtccacctcctctgggaagcttCCCTGATTGATTCTACCTGGCTTCTATCTCCCTATTG
This portion of the Pongo abelii isolate AG06213 chromosome 1, NHGRI_mPonAbe1-v2.0_pri, whole genome shotgun sequence genome encodes:
- the MAD2L2 gene encoding mitotic spindle assembly checkpoint protein MAD2B isoform X2, whose protein sequence is MTTLTRQDLNFGQVVADVLCEFLEVAVHLILYVREVYPVGIFQKRKKYNVPVQMSCHPELNQYIQDTLHCVKPLLEKNDVEKVVVVILDKEHRPVEKFVFEITQPPLLSISSDSLLSHVEQLLRAFILKISVCDAVLDHNPPGCTFTVLVHTREAATRNMEKIQVIKDFPWILADEQDVHMHDPRLIPLKTMTSDILKMQLYVEERAHKGS
- the MAD2L2 gene encoding mitotic spindle assembly checkpoint protein MAD2B isoform X1, with product MTTLTRQDLNFGQVVADVLCEFLEVAVHLILYVREVYPVGIFQKRKKYNVPVQMSCHPELNQYIQDTLHCVKPLLEKNDVEKVVVVILDKEHRPVEKFVFEITQPPLLSISSDSLLSHVEQLLRAFILKISVCDAVLDHNPPGCTFTVLVHTREAATRNMEKIQVIKDFPWILADEQDVHMHDPRLIPLKTMTSDILKMQLPSGSLRTLILGISHCVTTMSKLAHAERSLVGLPADNQPDSQHQPPCDVST